The following are encoded in a window of Nitrospirota bacterium genomic DNA:
- a CDS encoding glycine zipper family protein translates to MTTGKRNILMSFVLLAVAGCATVPAGPSVMVMPPYGKPFDLFQSEDVMCRQWARQQIGLSPQEAVNKSTATGAAIGTAVGAGIGATLGAASGNAGSGAAFGAATGLLIGTATGADAGRYHGYEAQRRYDIAYVQCMYANGNIIPGMRRSYYGVQRTLPPPPPPTGMESSQPDVSSPYLAPPPPPPPAQ, encoded by the coding sequence GTGACGACAGGCAAACGAAATATCCTGATGTCTTTCGTCCTGCTGGCAGTGGCGGGATGCGCCACCGTTCCGGCCGGCCCCAGCGTAATGGTGATGCCGCCCTACGGCAAGCCTTTTGATCTGTTTCAGTCGGAGGACGTCATGTGCAGGCAATGGGCGCGTCAGCAGATCGGGCTGTCTCCCCAGGAGGCGGTCAATAAAAGCACGGCCACAGGGGCCGCGATCGGAACCGCTGTGGGAGCAGGCATCGGAGCGACCCTTGGAGCGGCTTCAGGTAACGCAGGCTCCGGTGCGGCGTTCGGCGCGGCAACCGGGCTTCTCATCGGCACGGCCACTGGCGCCGACGCGGGCCGGTATCATGGATATGAGGCGCAGCGCCGGTATGATATTGCCTATGTGCAGTGCATGTACGCCAACGGGAATATAATCCCGGGAATGAGACGATCTTATTACGGCGTTCAGAGGACGCTGCCGCCACCTCCGCCCCCGACGGGCATGGAATCGTCGCAGCCCGATGTCTCATCGCCGTATCTTGCACCACCTCCGCCTCCCCCTCCGGCACAGTAG